The bacterium genomic sequence TTTCCGGATCCCATAACAATTACTCAAAGCAATGTCCGTATAGAAATCCGAGATATTCGGATAATTGTTACGGTATGGCAACGACACCCAGTTCTTGTCCGTTAATGATACATTCTCGTTTAATACCTGCCGAAACTTGAATCCCATGTTGGATGGATAGGACAGGTTCCGTCCATAATCAACGGCTTTCACCAGGTAATAATAGCTCGTGCCAGACCCAACCACGCCGGCATCGGTGTAGTTCGTATCCGGTCCCGTGCTGTTACCGACATAAGTTCCCGTACCCGGGATATAATTCGGTGTTGTGTTCCGGTATACCGAGTAATATTCGATGATTTCGGGGTTTCCGTTGACATCGGTCAAGACTTTATTCCACGTTAGCACCACGTTGTCGCTTGACTTGATAGCGCGCACCACGTCCGGAGGAATGGGCGCGATCCAGTCAAAGGGCTGCCAGAAACCGATGATCCCCTTGTAAGTGCCGCCCGCGACACTGCCGATCGTGGTCTGGCTTATTGTGCCATAAAGAATATAACCGGTAGAAGTGGCTTTTGTACCGCCCGAAGAGATAACGTCTTTTACAAGATCATATTGTCCGAATAAGACAAATGGTATTAGCAACAGAGCAAAGTACTTCATGGAATCCTCCTTAAGTTATTATAAAATTTATCACGATTCACTTTATTAAACACCCAATTTCGTAATGCAATGTTGATTATTCTTATATCATTATACTTAAATCTATTTGCCTGTCAAGCGTTGATGGCGCCAGAATTTATTAAAAGCGTTTCACTGGCAACCTTTTATCGCAGGCATTTTCAAAGATCACGCAGTGCGGTACTGCCTTATATTATACACACAACTTATTAAAAACCTATTAATCCGCTCAACCCCTGTTTTTTATCGAATTTTCAGCACTTTTGATCCAATATCAAACAACAATATTGTCGATCAGCCTGGTCTTCCCGAAATAAACCGCGGCGGCGATAAGCACCCCCTTTTGTATCCTTTTCATATCGGTCAGGTTTTCGGCGTCGACCGCCCGGATATAATCGACCCTGCCTCCCTTGTTTTTGATCATTTTTCTCATGGTCCGAAGAGCTTTTACCGCGGAGCATGATTCTTTCCGGCAGAGCCGCTTTACCCAGCGCAGGCTTTTAATTATCACCGCGGCATTTTTTCTTTCTTTTTCAGTCAGATATTTGTTGCGCGAACTCATTGCCAGGCCATTACTTTCCCTGATCGTCGGTGCGGCGATTATCCTGATATCGAGGTTAAGGTCCTTTACCATTTTTTTGATGATCAACAGCTGCTGGAAATCCTTTTTTCCGAATATGGCGATATGGGGTTTAATGATATTGAACAGTTTCAGCACTACCGTCGCCACTCCCCGGAAATGACCCGGTCTTGACGCGCCGCATAGAATTCCGCTCCATCCTTGCACTTCAACGAAAGTTCTGTAACCATGCGGGTATATTTCCTTTACCGTCGGATAGAATATTATGTCCGCGCCCTCGCCTTTCAAGAGCGACTGATCGTGTTTGAGATCTCGCGGATAACGTTTGTAATCCTCTTTTGGTCCGAATTGGGTTGGATTAACAAAGATAGAAACGACAACGAGGTCGCTCTTTTTGCGGGCAGTTCTTACCAGGGATAGATGACCCCGGTGCAATGCGCCCATGGTCGGTACAAAACCAATGGTCAAGCCCTTACGGCGCTCAAGACCGATGATCTTTTTAACCTGATCTATGTGTCTTACGATCAGCATATCGTGTCAAAAGAACAATGTCCGGCTATCTTACGATCAGCAGTTTGCCCGTATATTTATCTTTGCCGGCGACAACCGAGCAAAAATAGACGCCCTGCGGCAGGTCTTTGCCGGCGTCATCGCTCAGATCCCAGTACTCCGTGTAATGACCTGGGCTGCATGATCCGTCAACGATGGTCTTGACCTTTTGTCCGGCCGCGTTGTAGATCGCGATCCTGAGGTCAGCCTGGTCTGAAATGCGAAAACTGATATTCAAGAAATGACGCGCAGGGTTAGGAAACGCGGAAAAATGTGCCAGCGCGCTTGAGCCGAACTCGCCGACCGTTACGCCGCTGTAGATGCGGAATCTGAACAGGTGCGGCGGCACGTCCTTTGGTGAAGTCCGGCGGATATTTTGCGTGTTTTTCGCGAGAATATAGTAATACACCGTATCGCCAGCCGTCTGGTGCGGTATGTACGCGGCGTACACGCCCTGCGTGTCAACGACCGAGTTCAGCGCCAGGGTGCTGTACGAACCGTTCGCGCCGACCTTGTAGAATACAAGCGTGGATTCGGCACGCAGGCTGCTTGACGTTATTATCCGGCACCGTATCCGGTACGTACTGACCAGGTCGCTGGTATCGGGATACGGATAGTGTCTGACATGAACATACTGGGATGCCGGCACCTGCATGGCGATGCAGTGGATCGCGCCGCCCGAACTCGCCATGGACGAACAGTTGATGCCGACTATTTCATAGCCGGGCAGGGCGTTCTGGTAAGCGGCAAGACCCTCGGGGTCTTCGGGCAGGCTCCAGGTAGGAACCAATACCTTATTGTTGACGAACAGCGAATTCAGATAGGTCGGCGGCGCGTCCGAAGTTGTCCAGGGCATGATGACCCGGACTACCCGGTAATTGAATCCTTCGCGGTTCTTCATGTGCGTGATCGAATCGGCCCGGTTGTTAAGCACTGTATCGTTTTCATGTCCGGCTTCGTAATCGCCGACCATGACCAGCGTGTCATTGAGGATCTTTGTCCACAGGTCAATATGACCCGTATATTCTGTTCGCATTCGCTTCATAGGCGCGGTCAGTTCCAAGCCGCTATAGTTGCGCATCATCGTATCGATCGTATAGGCAGAATAACCGGGATTTTCTTCGTATATCAGGCTGCTGAAAAATCCCCTGCCCAGGCCATCAACCATAAAATTACCGCCCGGATGCTCGAGCGGCGAACCGTAGACCGGGATCCCCCATGCCTGACCGATCCGCCAGGGGATCGTGTCGTCGGAAGGCCGGGGACGGTTGTATTGAAAATCGATGATGCCTTCGGTTCCATCCTGCCTGCGTATGAACCATGGACCATAATCGCGGATCCAGACCGAGTTGTTGGGGAAGACATAGAACCTTACACTGTCAAGCGGAACACCGCCGCTGGTCAAATAGCTTTTTATGCTTGTTGTATCCGAAGCATAACCGGGAATGATATACGCCTTGCAGGACGAGACCACTCCACGGACGATCTCGCGTTCCACCGTGTTATATGAACCATAGATCCACGTCACCCAGACGCCTCTCAGCGGTTCGAATTCAGCCGGCGTCTCGACCCAGCCGCCGGGCGGCGCCGTGATCACATGCCCCTGGCCGATCTTGTCGATCCTCAGGCTTTCCTCGGCGGTCATGTACTTGGGCAGAAATACGTTATTGTCAAGTTGGACTGAAAATAGAACAAAACAAATGATCGCGCTCATCCATCCTCCTTTATTTTCTTTCGCAGCTATTATATATCATATACTTGCCAAGTCAAGGCAAGCAGCCCGGCATTTATACGAGTTTCAGGTCAGTCCCTTTAGTTTTTCAAAGAATATATCTTTTATTTCGTTCAACCGGCTGGCGGTCTTAGCCTCGAACCGCAACACCAGGACGGGCTGGGTGTTGGAAGCGCGTACCAGTCCCCAACCGTCGCCAAAATCCACGCGCGCGCCGTCAATATCGAGAACCGGATAATCCTTCTTGAACGCTCCGGTCAATTCCTTGACAATACCGAATTTTTTCTCGTCCGGCACGTCGATCCTGATCTCCGGCGTTGAGAAATATCTGGGCACGCGCTTTGCCAGGTCCGATAGTCCGACACCATTGCCGAGTATTTCCAACAGACGCAGGCTCGCGTAGATCGCGTCGTCATAACCAAAATAGCGGTCGGCAAAGAAAATATGCCCCGACATCTCCCCGGCCAACGGTGAATGTTCAAGCTTCATCTTGGCCTTAATCAAAGAATGGCCGGTACGGTACATGACGGGTGTGCCGCCCAGCTGCGCGATCCTCTCTACCAGCCCTTTTGAGCATTTGACCTCGAATACTATCTTGGCGCCAGGCGATCTTTTAAGCACCTGCTCAGCATAGATCGCGAGCAGAACATCACCCCATATGATATCCCCGCGCTCATCGATCACGCCGATCCGGTCGCCATCGCCATCGATCCCGATCCCCGCATCATACCTTCCTGCCTTCACACCTTCAATAAGATCCTTTATGTATTTTTCAACCGTCGGGTCGGGTAAATGATTCGGGAAACTGCCATCCGGTTCTTTGAACAGGATATCGTGTTCAATGCCGACCTTTCCCATGATCTCATCCATCATCGGCCCGCACGTGCCGTTGCCCGTATCAAAGATGGCCCGCAATCCCTTTTTTATATTAACCTTCCCGGTGATGTATTTTATATACTCTGGTACGATATTCTTTCTTTCGATCTTCCCGTCGCCTTTAGAAAATTCGCCTGCTTCAACAAGCTTTCTCAATCCCTGGATCTCTTCGCCAAAGATCGAACTTTTTTTGGCGCAAACTTTGAACCCGTTGAATTCTTTGGGATTATGGCTCGCCGTGATCATAATGGCATTATCGCAATTGAGATGATACATTGAGAAATAAAGCACCGGCGTCGGCACCATGCCGATATCGATAATGTTGCAGCCGGTCCCGGTCAACCCTTTTTGCAGGGCTTCTG encodes the following:
- a CDS encoding agmatine deiminase family protein; this encodes MSAIICFVLFSVQLDNNVFLPKYMTAEESLRIDKIGQGHVITAPPGGWVETPAEFEPLRGVWVTWIYGSYNTVEREIVRGVVSSCKAYIIPGYASDTTSIKSYLTSGGVPLDSVRFYVFPNNSVWIRDYGPWFIRRQDGTEGIIDFQYNRPRPSDDTIPWRIGQAWGIPVYGSPLEHPGGNFMVDGLGRGFFSSLIYEENPGYSAYTIDTMMRNYSGLELTAPMKRMRTEYTGHIDLWTKILNDTLVMVGDYEAGHENDTVLNNRADSITHMKNREGFNYRVVRVIMPWTTSDAPPTYLNSLFVNNKVLVPTWSLPEDPEGLAAYQNALPGYEIVGINCSSMASSGGAIHCIAMQVPASQYVHVRHYPYPDTSDLVSTYRIRCRIITSSSLRAESTLVFYKVGANGSYSTLALNSVVDTQGVYAAYIPHQTAGDTVYYYILAKNTQNIRRTSPKDVPPHLFRFRIYSGVTVGEFGSSALAHFSAFPNPARHFLNISFRISDQADLRIAIYNAAGQKVKTIVDGSCSPGHYTEYWDLSDDAGKDLPQGVYFCSVVAGKDKYTGKLLIVR
- the panC gene encoding pantoate--beta-alanine ligase; amino-acid sequence: MLIVRHIDQVKKIIGLERRKGLTIGFVPTMGALHRGHLSLVRTARKKSDLVVVSIFVNPTQFGPKEDYKRYPRDLKHDQSLLKGEGADIIFYPTVKEIYPHGYRTFVEVQGWSGILCGASRPGHFRGVATVVLKLFNIIKPHIAIFGKKDFQQLLIIKKMVKDLNLDIRIIAAPTIRESNGLAMSSRNKYLTEKERKNAAVIIKSLRWVKRLCRKESCSAVKALRTMRKMIKNKGGRVDYIRAVDAENLTDMKRIQKGVLIAAAVYFGKTRLIDNIVV
- a CDS encoding phosphomannomutase/phosphoglucomutase; translated protein: MTAVNPLIFREYDIRGIAEQDLTDEKVNLLGLGFGTYYRRHKTDTVVIGHDVRLSSPRISEALQKGLTGTGCNIIDIGMVPTPVLYFSMYHLNCDNAIMITASHNPKEFNGFKVCAKKSSIFGEEIQGLRKLVEAGEFSKGDGKIERKNIVPEYIKYITGKVNIKKGLRAIFDTGNGTCGPMMDEIMGKVGIEHDILFKEPDGSFPNHLPDPTVEKYIKDLIEGVKAGRYDAGIGIDGDGDRIGVIDERGDIIWGDVLLAIYAEQVLKRSPGAKIVFEVKCSKGLVERIAQLGGTPVMYRTGHSLIKAKMKLEHSPLAGEMSGHIFFADRYFGYDDAIYASLRLLEILGNGVGLSDLAKRVPRYFSTPEIRIDVPDEKKFGIVKELTGAFKKDYPVLDIDGARVDFGDGWGLVRASNTQPVLVLRFEAKTASRLNEIKDIFFEKLKGLT